The Mycolicibacterium doricum genome includes a region encoding these proteins:
- the mftF gene encoding mycofactocin biosynthesis glycosyltransferase MftF (Members of this protein family, MftF, are glycosyltransferases, members of PF00535 (glycosyl transferase family 2). The encoding gene is found as part of the mycofactocin cassette, in Mycobacterium tuberculosis, many other Actinobacteria, and occasional members of other lineages. Mycofactocin itself, a putative redox carrier, is a heavily modified derivative of the C-terminal Val-Tyr dipeptide of the mycofactocin precursor MftA (TIGR03969).), translating into MTGPRLPDGFAVQVDRRVRVLAEGAALLGGSPTRLLRLAPAAQTMLSGGRLEVRDAKSAQLARTLLDATVAHPRPASGPSHRDVTVVVPVRDNLFGLRRLLGSLRGLRVIVVDDGSAVPIEPCDMAGAHCDVQLIRHDRSKGPAAARNAGAAACRTDFVAFLDSDVLPRRGWLEALLGHFCDPAVALVAPRIVGLRIADNPVAKYEAVRSSLDLGRREAPVVPYGPVAYVPSAAIICRRRMLDAVGGFDETLHSGEDVDLCWRLVEAGARLRYEPIALVAHDHRTELGEWFRRKAFYGTSAAPLAERHPGKTAPLVISGWTLVVWVLMAMGSGIGYLLSVLAAGLTARRVANSLRSVETEPRQVAAIAAHGLWSAALQLASAICRHYWPIALLAAVVSRRCRQVVLIAAVLDGVVDWAARRGTVEDTEQVGLLTYVLLRRLDDIAYGLGLWTGVVHQRHLGALKPQIRT; encoded by the coding sequence ATGACCGGGCCCCGGCTGCCCGACGGGTTTGCCGTGCAGGTGGACCGGCGGGTCAGGGTGCTCGCTGAGGGCGCGGCGCTGCTGGGCGGTTCACCCACCCGGCTGCTGCGGCTGGCGCCTGCCGCCCAGACGATGCTCAGCGGCGGCCGGCTCGAGGTGCGCGACGCCAAGAGCGCCCAGTTGGCGCGCACACTCCTCGATGCCACCGTCGCGCACCCGCGCCCCGCGAGCGGACCCTCACACCGTGACGTCACGGTCGTGGTCCCGGTGCGCGACAACCTATTCGGTTTGCGGCGCCTTCTCGGTTCGTTGCGTGGTCTGCGCGTCATCGTCGTCGACGACGGATCTGCGGTGCCAATCGAGCCCTGTGACATGGCCGGTGCGCACTGCGATGTGCAGCTGATCCGGCACGACCGCAGCAAGGGGCCGGCGGCCGCCCGCAACGCCGGCGCCGCGGCATGCCGCACCGACTTCGTCGCGTTCCTCGACTCCGACGTACTTCCGCGCCGGGGGTGGCTCGAGGCGTTGCTGGGACACTTCTGTGATCCGGCGGTGGCGTTGGTGGCGCCGCGCATCGTGGGTCTGCGCATCGCCGACAACCCGGTGGCCAAGTACGAGGCGGTGCGCTCGTCGCTCGATCTCGGGCGCCGGGAGGCACCGGTGGTGCCGTACGGGCCGGTGGCCTACGTGCCGAGCGCCGCGATCATCTGCCGGAGGCGGATGCTCGACGCGGTGGGCGGGTTCGACGAGACCCTGCACTCAGGCGAGGACGTCGACCTGTGCTGGCGGCTCGTGGAGGCGGGAGCCCGGTTGCGCTACGAGCCGATCGCCCTGGTGGCCCACGACCACCGGACCGAGCTGGGGGAGTGGTTCCGCCGCAAGGCGTTCTACGGGACGTCGGCGGCGCCGCTGGCGGAGCGGCATCCGGGCAAGACGGCGCCGCTGGTGATCTCGGGGTGGACGCTGGTGGTCTGGGTGCTGATGGCAATGGGCAGCGGTATCGGCTACCTGTTGTCGGTGCTCGCCGCGGGTCTGACCGCCCGGCGGGTGGCCAATTCACTGCGCTCGGTCGAGACCGAACCGCGGCAGGTGGCCGCGATCGCCGCGCACGGACTGTGGTCGGCGGCGCTGCAACTGGCATCGGCGATCTGCCGGCACTATTGGCCGATCGCCCTGCTCGCCGCCGTGGTGTCGCGACGCTGCCGGCAGGTGGTGCTGATCGCCGCGGTGCTCGACGGTGTCGTCGACTGGGCGGCGCGGCGCGGCACCGTCGAGGACACCGAACAGGTCGGACTGCTGACCTATGTGCTGCTGCGCCGGCTCGACGACATCGCCTACGGGCTCGGACTGTGGACCGGGGTGGTGCACCAACGGCACCTCGGTGCGCTGAAACCGCAGATCCGAACGTAA
- the mftG gene encoding mycofactocin dehydrogenase MftG, translating to MLIVGAGSAGSVLAERLSADPQCHVTVVEAGPAPSDPRVAQQISDGLRLPIGTASSVVRHYLTTLTDAPVRRTQIARGAVVGGSGAVNGGYFCRGLPADFDGWGVPGWTWRDVLPHFRAIETDLDFGGPLHGDRGPITVRRVRDFDRCTASFVEATRHAGFRWVEDLSGLDADVPADGVGAVPLNLDSGTRVGPGGAFLQPALERGNLDLLPDTRVTRVQIVRGRAVAVECTGPFGAQTVPADRIVLCAGAISSAQLLMLSGVGPADTLCALGIHVWSDVPVGASTSDHPEWVIPLRCTPTHGLPPLEAVLTTDSGLEIRPYTTGFAAMVHGAGHDSADRPQLGVALMRPRSRGRVTLVSADPLVPPMIEHRYDSEPDDVADLAAGAAAAHEILDGTVHSGEASWSTSQHLAGTAPMGGDGDPRAVLDAQCRVRGVDGLWVVDGAVMPAITSRGPHATIAMIGHRAAEFIAG from the coding sequence GTGCTGATCGTCGGCGCGGGAAGCGCCGGATCGGTGTTGGCCGAACGTCTTTCTGCCGACCCGCAGTGCCACGTCACCGTGGTGGAGGCCGGGCCCGCCCCGTCCGACCCACGCGTGGCGCAGCAGATTAGCGACGGTCTGCGGCTGCCCATCGGCACCGCCAGCTCGGTGGTCCGGCACTACCTGACCACCCTCACCGACGCACCGGTCCGTCGCACGCAGATCGCGCGGGGCGCGGTCGTCGGCGGATCGGGTGCGGTCAACGGCGGGTACTTCTGCCGCGGGCTGCCTGCTGACTTCGACGGGTGGGGGGTCCCGGGCTGGACCTGGCGCGACGTGCTGCCGCACTTCCGGGCGATCGAGACCGACCTGGACTTCGGCGGACCGCTGCACGGCGACCGCGGGCCGATCACGGTCCGCCGGGTTCGCGACTTCGACCGCTGCACCGCGTCTTTCGTCGAGGCCACCCGTCACGCCGGCTTCCGGTGGGTGGAGGATCTGAGCGGACTGGACGCGGACGTCCCCGCCGACGGTGTGGGTGCGGTGCCGCTGAACCTCGACAGCGGAACCCGCGTCGGCCCCGGCGGGGCGTTCCTGCAGCCGGCCCTCGAACGCGGCAACCTCGACCTGCTGCCCGACACCCGGGTCACCCGCGTCCAGATCGTGCGGGGCCGCGCGGTGGCCGTCGAATGCACGGGCCCGTTCGGCGCGCAAACCGTGCCGGCGGACCGCATCGTGCTCTGCGCCGGCGCGATCTCCAGCGCGCAGCTGTTGATGCTCTCCGGTGTCGGACCTGCAGACACCCTATGCGCCTTGGGTATTCACGTGTGGTCCGATGTGCCCGTCGGTGCGTCGACATCCGATCATCCGGAATGGGTGATCCCGCTGCGGTGCACACCGACGCACGGCCTGCCGCCACTGGAGGCGGTGCTCACCACCGACTCGGGTCTGGAGATCCGGCCCTACACAACGGGTTTCGCAGCGATGGTGCACGGCGCCGGCCATGATTCGGCCGACCGTCCGCAGCTCGGCGTCGCGTTGATGCGACCGCGGTCGCGGGGCCGCGTCACCCTCGTGTCAGCCGATCCGTTGGTTCCCCCGATGATCGAGCACCGTTACGACAGCGAGCCCGACGACGTGGCTGATCTCGCCGCAGGGGCCGCGGCCGCGCACGAAATTCTTGACGGCACAGTGCATTCGGGCGAAGCTTCGTGGTCGACATCGCAGCATTTGGCTGGGACGGCGCCGATGGGTGGCGACGGCGATCCGCGGGCTGTGCTCGACGCACAGTGCCGGGTCCGCGGGGTCGACGGGCTGTGGGTGGTCGACGGTGCCGTCATGCCGGCCATCACCAGCCGGGGCCCGCATGCGACGATCGCGATGATCGGGCACCGGGCCGCGGAGTTCATCGCAGGCTGA
- a CDS encoding aspartate/glutamate racemase family protein — MRLLLVNPNTTASMTAAIAAGATAAAHPTTVVEAVNPTAGPASIENDDDERRCVPPLLEVLGQARARVRDRPDAYVIACFGDPGLDRARALLDAPVLGIAQAAMHAAALLAGSFSVVTSMSATVPRAWQLATAYTPSACLGVYACDIPVLRIDADPATVDPIAELCKHALRVDQSRSIVLGCAAMARFADPLSRRLGVPVVDGVAAATRLAEALAPLSLR; from the coding sequence GTGCGGCTGCTCCTGGTGAACCCGAACACGACGGCGTCGATGACGGCGGCCATCGCCGCAGGCGCGACGGCGGCAGCGCATCCGACCACGGTCGTCGAGGCGGTGAACCCGACGGCGGGGCCGGCCAGCATCGAGAACGACGACGACGAACGCCGTTGCGTCCCGCCTCTCCTCGAGGTCCTCGGCCAGGCTCGCGCTCGGGTGCGCGACCGCCCGGACGCGTACGTGATCGCGTGCTTCGGCGATCCGGGCCTCGACCGGGCACGGGCGCTGCTCGACGCGCCGGTGCTCGGCATCGCCCAGGCGGCCATGCATGCGGCCGCCCTGCTCGCCGGCAGCTTCTCGGTGGTGACGTCGATGTCGGCGACCGTCCCGCGCGCCTGGCAACTCGCCACGGCGTACACCCCCTCCGCGTGTCTGGGCGTGTACGCCTGCGACATCCCGGTGCTGCGCATCGACGCCGACCCGGCCACCGTCGACCCGATCGCCGAACTGTGCAAGCACGCCTTGCGAGTGGACCAAAGCCGCTCCATCGTGCTCGGCTGCGCGGCGATGGCCCGCTTCGCCGACCCGCTGTCGCGTCGGCTTGGTGTCCCGGTGGTCGACGGTGTGGCGGCCGCCACCCGGCTGGCCGAGGCGCTGGCACCGCTCAGCCTGCGATGA
- a CDS encoding carboxylesterase/lipase family protein, which produces MQPGPVRRRLAALVLVLVLATGCTSTAPSDRPDPAPRADPSLVRTASGALRGTVADDHRLFAGIPYAAPPVGRLRWRPPEPAPAWDGERQATRSGPRCLQDPGGDLELGRQTDEDCLRLNVWTPPASDEKRPVMVWIHGGAFVNGSGGIYDARRLAARGEIVVVTVNYRLGTMGFLAHPALGSAGDVGNYGLADQQAALRWVRDNIAEFGGDPARVTVAGESAGGMSVCDHLVAPGSQGLFAAAIIQSAPCQAQAPLPVAEQRSLDYAAGVGCPDPGTAADCLRALPADTLRKPVWFVEIGADRLTGPVTGTTALPVDPVRAIADGTAAPVPVLIGTNRDEFTLFVAMRYLRDDYRYTPEQYPGLLADTFGPDAAQVAARYPIDRFGPDSRASVPLAYAATVTDAEFACVADRMATELRGAAPVYAYEFNDRQAPAPEPLQTLPFPVGAGHSLELRYLFDVGGAPPLSPRQQALSEAMIDYWSAFVATGTPSAPGAPPWPQFGDGSYLSLRPDGSRVTTAFAQEHQCAFWADLED; this is translated from the coding sequence GTGCAGCCCGGACCGGTTCGCCGCCGGCTGGCGGCGCTCGTGCTGGTGCTCGTTCTCGCGACCGGATGCACGTCCACGGCGCCGTCGGACCGGCCCGATCCCGCGCCGCGTGCCGATCCCTCGCTGGTCCGCACCGCCTCGGGTGCGCTGCGCGGCACCGTCGCCGACGACCATCGGTTGTTCGCCGGCATCCCCTACGCCGCGCCGCCCGTCGGCAGGCTGCGCTGGCGCCCGCCCGAGCCAGCACCCGCCTGGGACGGCGAACGGCAGGCCACCCGTTCCGGTCCGCGCTGCCTGCAGGACCCGGGCGGTGACCTTGAGCTCGGCAGGCAGACCGACGAGGACTGCCTGAGGCTCAACGTGTGGACGCCGCCGGCGTCGGACGAGAAGCGGCCGGTGATGGTGTGGATCCATGGTGGCGCGTTCGTCAACGGCAGCGGCGGGATCTACGACGCCCGTCGGCTGGCCGCCCGCGGCGAGATCGTCGTCGTCACCGTCAACTACCGGCTCGGCACGATGGGGTTCCTGGCGCACCCCGCGTTGGGCTCGGCAGGCGACGTCGGCAACTACGGACTGGCCGATCAGCAGGCCGCACTGCGATGGGTACGCGACAATATCGCCGAATTCGGCGGCGACCCCGCGAGGGTGACCGTGGCCGGCGAGTCGGCCGGCGGCATGTCGGTGTGCGATCACCTCGTCGCACCCGGTTCCCAGGGCCTGTTCGCCGCCGCGATCATCCAGAGCGCCCCCTGCCAGGCCCAGGCGCCGCTACCCGTGGCCGAACAACGCAGCCTCGACTACGCCGCCGGCGTGGGCTGCCCGGACCCGGGCACCGCCGCCGACTGCCTGCGCGCGCTGCCCGCCGACACACTGCGCAAACCGGTCTGGTTCGTCGAGATCGGCGCGGACCGGCTGACCGGACCGGTCACCGGCACCACGGCGCTGCCGGTCGACCCCGTCCGAGCCATCGCCGACGGGACAGCGGCGCCGGTGCCGGTGCTCATCGGCACCAACCGCGACGAGTTCACGTTGTTCGTCGCGATGCGCTACCTGCGCGACGACTACCGGTACACCCCCGAGCAGTACCCCGGCCTGCTGGCCGACACGTTCGGGCCGGACGCCGCGCAGGTGGCCGCGCGCTACCCGATCGACCGCTTCGGCCCCGACTCCCGCGCAAGCGTCCCGCTCGCCTACGCGGCAACGGTCACCGACGCCGAGTTCGCGTGTGTCGCCGACCGCATGGCCACAGAACTCCGCGGCGCGGCACCCGTCTACGCCTACGAGTTCAACGACCGGCAGGCGCCCGCCCCCGAACCGCTGCAGACGCTGCCGTTCCCCGTCGGCGCCGGCCATTCACTCGAATTGCGTTACCTTTTCGACGTCGGCGGGGCGCCGCCCCTGTCGCCGCGGCAACAGGCGCTGTCGGAGGCGATGATCGACTATTGGAGCGCCTTCGTCGCCACCGGTACCCCGTCGGCCCCCGGCGCTCCCCCGTGGCCACAGTTCGGCGACGGCTCCTATCTCTCGCTGCGGCCCGACGGCAGCAGGGTGACCACGGCGTTCGCGCAGGAACACCAGTGCGCCTTCTGGGCCGACCTGGAAGACTGA
- the rpsJ gene encoding 30S ribosomal protein S10: MAGQKIRIRLKAYDHEAIDASARKIVETVTRTGASVVGPVPLPTEKNVYCVIRSPHKYKDSREHFEMRTHKRLIDILDPTPKTVDALMRIDLPASVDVNIQ; encoded by the coding sequence GTGGCGGGACAAAAGATCCGCATCAGGCTCAAGGCCTACGACCACGAGGCCATCGACGCCTCGGCGCGCAAGATCGTGGAGACGGTCACCCGCACCGGTGCCAGCGTGGTGGGCCCCGTGCCGCTGCCGACCGAGAAGAACGTGTACTGCGTCATCCGCTCACCGCACAAGTACAAGGACTCGCGTGAGCACTTCGAGATGCGTACCCACAAGCGGCTGATCGACATCCTCGACCCGACGCCGAAGACCGTCGACGCGCTCATGCGCATCGACCTCCCGGCCAGCGTCGACGTGAACATCCAGTAG
- the rplC gene encoding 50S ribosomal protein L3, with translation MARSSSSAAPRRGILGTKLGMTQVFDENNKVVPVTVVKAGPNVVTRIRTPERDGYSAVQIAYGEISPRKVNKPVTGQFAAAGVNPRRHLAELRLDDESAAADYEVGQELTAEVFAEGAYVDVTGTSKGKGFAGTMKRHGFKGQGAAHGAQAVHRRPGSIGGCATPGRVFKGTRMSGRMGNDRVTTQNLVVHKVDAEKGVLLIKGAIPGRNGGLVMVRSAIKRGEK, from the coding sequence ATGGCACGCTCAAGCAGTTCGGCCGCACCGCGGCGCGGCATTCTGGGCACCAAGCTGGGCATGACGCAGGTGTTCGACGAGAACAACAAGGTCGTGCCGGTGACGGTCGTCAAGGCCGGCCCCAACGTCGTGACGCGCATCCGCACCCCGGAGCGCGACGGTTACAGCGCGGTGCAGATCGCCTACGGCGAGATCAGCCCCCGCAAGGTCAACAAGCCGGTGACCGGTCAGTTCGCCGCCGCCGGCGTCAACCCGCGGCGCCACCTCGCCGAGCTCCGGCTCGACGACGAGTCGGCGGCCGCTGACTACGAGGTCGGCCAGGAGCTCACTGCGGAAGTCTTCGCCGAAGGCGCCTACGTGGACGTCACCGGCACCAGCAAGGGCAAGGGCTTCGCCGGCACCATGAAGCGCCACGGTTTCAAGGGCCAGGGGGCCGCGCACGGCGCCCAGGCCGTGCACCGCCGGCCCGGTTCGATCGGTGGCTGCGCCACCCCGGGCCGCGTGTTCAAGGGCACCCGCATGTCGGGCCGCATGGGCAACGACCGGGTGACCACGCAGAACCTGGTCGTGCACAAGGTGGACGCAGAGAAGGGCGTGCTGCTCATCAAGGGCGCCATCCCCGGACGCAACGGTGGACTGGTGATGGTCCGCAGCGCAATCAAGCGAGGCGAGAAGTAA
- the rplD gene encoding 50S ribosomal protein L4: MATTIEVKTPAGTTDGSIELPAELFDVEANIALMHQVVTAQLAAKRQGTHSTKTRGEVSGGGKKPYRQKGTGRARQGSIRAPQFTGGGTVHGPKPRDYSQRTPKKMIAAALRGALSDRARNGRIHAVTELVGGQTPSTKSAKAFVSSLLSDRAAENSKVLIVIGRTDETGQRSVRNLPGVHVISPDQLNTYDVLKADDVIFSVEALNVYIDAQTARTEKEGASA, translated from the coding sequence ATGGCAACCACAATTGAGGTCAAGACGCCGGCCGGGACCACCGACGGCTCCATCGAGCTGCCCGCTGAGCTGTTCGACGTCGAGGCCAACATCGCGCTGATGCACCAGGTGGTGACCGCGCAGCTGGCCGCCAAGCGGCAGGGCACGCACTCGACCAAAACCCGCGGTGAGGTCTCCGGCGGCGGAAAGAAGCCGTACCGGCAGAAGGGCACCGGCCGCGCGCGTCAGGGTTCGATCCGGGCGCCGCAGTTCACCGGTGGTGGCACCGTCCACGGCCCAAAGCCGCGCGACTACAGCCAGCGCACCCCGAAGAAGATGATCGCCGCCGCCCTGCGCGGGGCGCTGTCGGACCGGGCGCGCAACGGTCGCATCCACGCGGTCACCGAACTCGTGGGGGGGCAGACCCCGTCGACCAAGAGCGCCAAGGCGTTCGTGTCGTCGCTGCTGTCCGACCGCGCCGCCGAGAACAGCAAGGTCCTGATCGTCATCGGCCGCACCGACGAGACGGGCCAGCGCAGCGTGCGCAACCTTCCCGGCGTGCACGTGATCTCACCGGATCAGCTCAACACCTACGACGTGCTCAAGGCCGACGACGTGATCTTCAGCGTCGAGGCGCTCAACGTCTACATCGACGCGCAGACAGCACGCACTGAAAAGGAAGGTGCTTCGGCCTGA
- the rplW gene encoding 50S ribosomal protein L23, with product MATVTDPRDIILAPVISEKSYGLIEDNVYTFVVHPDSNKTQIKIAVEKIFKVKVDSVNTANRQGKRKRTRAGFGQRKSTKRAIVTLAAGSKPIDLFGAPA from the coding sequence ATGGCAACCGTGACAGATCCCCGCGACATCATCCTGGCGCCGGTCATCTCCGAGAAGTCCTACGGGCTGATCGAGGACAACGTCTACACGTTCGTCGTGCACCCGGACTCCAACAAGACCCAGATCAAGATCGCCGTCGAGAAGATCTTCAAGGTCAAGGTCGACTCGGTGAACACGGCGAACCGGCAGGGCAAGCGCAAGCGCACCCGCGCCGGCTTCGGCCAGCGCAAGAGCACCAAGCGCGCCATCGTGACGCTGGCCGCGGGAAGCAAGCCGATCGACCTGTTCGGAGCACCGGCCTGA
- the rplB gene encoding 50S ribosomal protein L2, with amino-acid sequence MAIRKYKPTTPGRRGASVSDFAEITRSTPEKSLVRPLHGKGGRNAHGRITTRHKGGGHKRAYRVIDFRRHDKDGVDAKVAHIEYDPNRTANIALLHYLDGEKRYIIAPYGLKQGAIVESGANADIKPGNNLPLRNIPAGTVIHAVELRPGGGAKLARSAGVSIQLLGKEGAYASLRMPSGEIRRVDVRCRATVGEVGNAEQANINWGKAGRMRWKGKRPTVRGVVMNPVDHPHGGGEGKTSGGRHPVSPWGKPEGRTRKPNKPSDKLIVRRRRTGKKR; translated from the coding sequence ATGGCAATTCGCAAGTACAAGCCGACGACCCCGGGTCGCCGCGGTGCCAGCGTCTCCGATTTCGCCGAGATCACTCGCTCGACCCCGGAGAAGTCGCTGGTCCGCCCGCTGCACGGTAAGGGCGGACGCAACGCACACGGTCGGATCACCACCCGGCACAAGGGCGGTGGCCACAAGCGTGCCTACCGCGTCATCGACTTCCGTCGCCACGACAAGGACGGCGTCGACGCGAAGGTCGCCCACATCGAGTACGACCCGAACCGCACCGCGAACATCGCGCTGCTGCACTACCTGGACGGCGAGAAGCGCTACATCATCGCGCCGTACGGGCTGAAGCAGGGCGCGATCGTGGAGTCCGGCGCCAACGCCGACATCAAGCCGGGCAACAACCTGCCGCTGCGCAACATCCCCGCCGGCACCGTGATCCACGCGGTGGAGCTGCGGCCCGGTGGCGGCGCGAAGCTGGCCCGCTCGGCCGGTGTCAGCATCCAGTTGCTGGGCAAGGAAGGCGCCTACGCGTCGCTGCGGATGCCGTCCGGCGAGATCCGTCGCGTCGACGTGCGCTGCCGCGCCACCGTCGGTGAGGTCGGCAACGCCGAGCAGGCCAACATCAACTGGGGCAAGGCCGGCCGGATGCGGTGGAAGGGCAAGCGCCCGACCGTCCGCGGTGTCGTGATGAACCCGGTCGACCACCCGCACGGCGGTGGTGAGGGCAAGACCTCCGGTGGTCGCCACCCGGTCAGCCCGTGGGGCAAGCCGGAGGGCCGCACCCGCAAGCCGAACAAGCCGAGCGACAAGCTCATCGTCCGACGCCGGCGCACCGGCAAGAAGCGCTAG
- the rpsS gene encoding 30S ribosomal protein S19, protein MPRSLKKGPFVDDHLLKKVDVQNDKNTKQVIKTWSRRSTIIPDFIGHTFAVHDGRKHVPVFVTEAMVGHKLGEFAPTRTFKGHIKDDRKSKRR, encoded by the coding sequence ATGCCACGCAGCCTGAAGAAGGGTCCGTTCGTCGACGACCATCTTCTCAAGAAGGTCGACGTCCAGAACGACAAGAACACCAAACAGGTCATCAAGACCTGGTCGCGTCGGTCGACCATCATCCCCGACTTCATCGGGCACACCTTCGCGGTCCACGACGGCCGCAAGCACGTGCCGGTGTTCGTCACCGAGGCGATGGTCGGGCACAAGCTGGGCGAGTTCGCCCCCACCCGCACCTTCAAGGGTCACATCAAGGATGACCGGAAGAGCAAGAGGCGATGA
- the rplV gene encoding 50S ribosomal protein L22, with protein sequence MSTATTNPSTYPNATAIARYVGISASKARRVIDLVRGKRVEEALDILRWAPQQASEPVAKVIASAAANAQNNEGLDPSTLVVAAIYADEGPTAKRIRPRAQGRAFRIRKRTSHITVVVESRPSREGRRGDAAGGARARRAQASKAAAAKKAPAKAVTTTEASEEAKGGSQ encoded by the coding sequence ATGAGTACAGCAACGACGAATCCGTCTACGTACCCCAATGCGACGGCGATCGCCCGCTATGTGGGCATCTCGGCGAGCAAGGCCCGCCGCGTCATCGACCTGGTCCGCGGCAAGCGCGTCGAGGAGGCCCTCGACATCCTGCGGTGGGCGCCTCAGCAGGCCAGTGAGCCGGTCGCCAAGGTGATCGCGAGTGCTGCGGCCAACGCGCAGAATAACGAGGGTCTCGACCCGTCGACGCTCGTGGTCGCCGCCATCTACGCCGACGAGGGCCCGACCGCCAAGCGTATCCGGCCGCGCGCCCAGGGGCGTGCGTTCCGGATCCGCAAGCGGACCAGCCACATCACCGTGGTCGTCGAGAGCCGCCCGAGCCGTGAGGGCCGCCGCGGCGATGCCGCCGGTGGCGCACGCGCACGTCGCGCGCAGGCCAGCAAGGCCGCCGCGGCGAAGAAGGCCCCGGCGAAAGCCGTAACGACCACTGAAGCTTCCGAAGAAGCGAAGGGAGGCTCGCAGTAG
- the rpsC gene encoding 30S ribosomal protein S3, producing MGQKINPHGFRLGITTDWKSRWYADKQYKDYVKEDVAIRRLLATGLERAGIADVEIERTRDRVRVDIHTARPGIVIGRRGTEADRIRADLEKLTKKQVQLNILEVKNPESVAQLVAQGVAEQLSNRVAFRRAMRKAIQSAMRQPNVKGIRVQCSGRLGGAEMSRSEFYREGRVPLHTLRADIDYGLYEAKTTFGRIGVKVWIYKGDIVGGKRELTAAAPAGSDRPRRERPSGSRPRRSGASGTTATSTDAGRAASGAAPVGSVAANAEAPAAADAVAAESTTENSGS from the coding sequence GTGGGCCAGAAGATCAACCCGCACGGCTTCCGCCTCGGCATCACCACCGACTGGAAGTCGCGGTGGTACGCAGACAAGCAGTACAAGGACTACGTCAAGGAAGACGTGGCGATCCGGCGGCTGTTGGCCACCGGTCTGGAACGCGCCGGCATCGCCGACGTGGAGATCGAGAGGACTCGCGACAGAGTTCGCGTCGACATCCACACCGCGCGTCCGGGCATCGTCATCGGCCGCCGCGGTACCGAGGCCGACCGCATCCGCGCCGACCTGGAGAAGCTCACCAAGAAGCAGGTGCAGCTCAACATCCTCGAGGTGAAGAACCCCGAGTCGGTGGCTCAGCTCGTCGCCCAGGGTGTCGCCGAGCAGCTCTCCAACCGGGTGGCGTTCCGCCGCGCGATGCGTAAGGCGATCCAGTCCGCCATGCGTCAGCCCAACGTCAAGGGCATCCGGGTCCAGTGCTCGGGCCGTCTCGGCGGCGCCGAGATGAGCCGCTCGGAGTTCTACCGCGAAGGCCGCGTCCCGCTGCACACGCTGCGCGCCGACATCGACTACGGCCTCTACGAGGCCAAGACCACCTTCGGCCGCATCGGGGTGAAGGTGTGGATCTACAAGGGCGACATCGTCGGCGGTAAGCGTGAGCTGACCGCCGCGGCGCCCGCGGGTTCCGACCGCCCGCGCCGTGAGCGTCCGTCGGGCAGCCGCCCGCGTCGCAGCGGTGCGTCGGGTACCACGGCGACGAGCACCGACGCCGGGCGTGCCGCATCCGGTGCGGCCCCGGTCGGCAGCGTCGCGGCCAACGCCGAGGCGCCTGCCGCTGCGGATGCGGTTGCCGCCGAATCGACTACTGAGAATTCAGGGAGCTGA
- the rplP gene encoding 50S ribosomal protein L16, whose product MLIPRKVKHRKQHHPRQRGIASGGTTVSFGDYGIQALEHAYITNRQIESARIAINRHIKRGGKVWINIFPDRPLTKKPAETRMGSGKGSPEWWVANVKPGRVLFELSYPDEKTAREALTRAIHKLPIKARIVTREENF is encoded by the coding sequence ATGCTGATCCCTCGTAAAGTCAAGCACCGCAAGCAGCATCACCCCCGACAGCGCGGCATCGCCAGCGGTGGCACGACGGTGAGCTTCGGTGACTATGGCATCCAGGCGCTCGAGCACGCCTACATCACCAACCGGCAGATCGAGTCCGCTCGTATCGCCATCAACCGGCACATCAAGCGTGGCGGCAAGGTGTGGATCAACATCTTCCCGGACCGCCCGCTGACCAAGAAGCCCGCCGAGACCCGCATGGGTTCCGGTAAGGGTTCACCCGAGTGGTGGGTCGCCAACGTCAAGCCCGGCCGCGTGCTCTTCGAGCTCAGCTACCCGGACGAGAAGACCGCGCGTGAAGCGCTGACCCGTGCGATCCACAAGTTGCCGATCAAGGCGCGCATCGTGACCAGAGAGGAGAACTTCTGA